In the genome of Qipengyuania seohaensis, one region contains:
- a CDS encoding cupin domain-containing protein: protein MPSKVNLDEKFAQFSDHWAPRIVGRYNENEIRLVKVEGEFIWHCHEDTDELFLILDGTLDMEFRDRTEVLEAGEMIIVPRGVEHRPCARHGEVRLLLIDPKDMPNTGDQKTATLAIDI from the coding sequence ATGCCGTCCAAGGTCAACCTGGACGAGAAGTTCGCCCAGTTTTCCGATCACTGGGCGCCGCGCATCGTCGGGCGGTACAACGAGAACGAGATCCGCCTCGTGAAGGTCGAGGGCGAGTTCATCTGGCATTGTCACGAGGACACGGACGAGCTTTTCCTTATCCTCGACGGCACGCTCGACATGGAGTTCCGAGATCGCACCGAAGTGCTGGAAGCAGGCGAAATGATCATCGTCCCGCGCGGGGTCGAACACCGCCCCTGCGCGCGCCATGGCGAGGTCCGCCTCCTGCTGATCGACCCCAAGGACATGCCGAACACCGGCGACCAGAAGACCGCCACGCTTGCCATCGACATCTGA
- a CDS encoding glutathione S-transferase family protein, giving the protein MWQLHQFPLCPFSRKLRLLMGEKSVAYELVRENPWEGRDSLWQLNPAGRTPVLHDPARKVTLCDSQAICEFFEETVDRNPMISGNAMQRAEIRRLTRLFDESLYGDVTAPALHEKMKKRLILRQSPDGRVLREMGRLLHGHLDYIDWLVDTRSWLAGPTLSLADLACAAQLSVVDYLGGIEWKGHDQARDWYMVMKSRPSFRPLLSEKMEGLPPPREYAALDL; this is encoded by the coding sequence ATGTGGCAGCTCCACCAATTTCCCCTGTGCCCCTTCAGCCGCAAGCTGCGCCTGCTGATGGGCGAAAAGTCGGTTGCGTACGAACTCGTGCGCGAAAATCCGTGGGAAGGGCGGGACAGCCTGTGGCAGCTCAATCCGGCCGGGCGCACCCCGGTCCTGCATGACCCGGCGCGCAAGGTCACGCTGTGCGACAGCCAGGCGATCTGCGAGTTCTTCGAAGAGACGGTGGACCGCAATCCGATGATTTCGGGCAATGCCATGCAGCGCGCCGAAATCCGCCGCCTGACGCGCCTGTTCGACGAAAGCCTCTATGGCGATGTCACCGCGCCTGCCTTGCACGAAAAGATGAAGAAGCGCCTGATCCTGCGCCAGTCGCCCGACGGGCGGGTGCTGCGCGAGATGGGGCGGCTGCTCCACGGCCACCTCGATTATATCGATTGGCTGGTCGACACGCGCAGCTGGCTTGCCGGGCCCACGCTCAGCCTCGCCGACCTCGCCTGCGCGGCGCAGCTATCGGTGGTCGATTACCTCGGCGGGATCGAATGGAAAGGCCACGACCAGGCGCGCGACTGGTACATGGTCATGAAAAGCCGCCCGAGCTTCCGCCCGCTGCTGAGCGAAAAGATGGAAGGCCTGCCCCCGCCGCGGGAATATGCTGCGCTGGATTTGTGA
- a CDS encoding bifunctional phosphopantothenoylcysteine decarboxylase/phosphopantothenate synthase: MHQPIGADSASEEFERDREVSGPRILLVIGGGIAAYKSCELVRLIRRAGGEVTCVLTEGGQQFVTPMALAALSGKKVYTSLFDLKDEVEMGHIQLSRDADLVVVCPATADLLAKMAAGIADDLATTLILATDKPVLTVPAMNVKMWEHSATQRNADWLRQAGVKVMDPDEGPMACGEFGPGRLPEPVAILSKIAEELEIDIDLPELAAPTPQLAAPVKEADVEDIEAEAPEIEALEPEDEEEIVKSGGGLGGLLSMIIPRSTAKRSHEEIEEEYEELEDLPEPEMLDAEALVENTEIDPDLAGPLLAKKGAAAAAPPIDPEALNHTVARKDERAKPQPVEEDVQTQEVAFEDSPLAGQPEFDPDPEHRPLYGKHVLVTAGPTREPIDPVRYIANRSSGKQGFAIAAMAAAAGARVTLISGPVHLPTPHGVDRIDVETADDMAEEVRNALPADAAFMVAAVSDWKSKHVAADKMKKRGSAPPALILAENPDILAAVAAGRKRPHLLIGFAAETENVVENAKTKRKRKGADWIIANDVAGAVGESVMGGDINQVHIVTPKGVESLPEMPKEEVARELVRRAAEALVEPQDDDEHD; this comes from the coding sequence ATGCACCAGCCGATCGGCGCGGACAGCGCCAGTGAAGAATTCGAGCGGGACCGCGAAGTGAGCGGCCCCAGGATCCTGCTCGTCATCGGCGGCGGTATCGCTGCCTACAAGTCGTGCGAACTCGTACGCCTCATCCGCAGGGCCGGGGGCGAGGTTACCTGCGTTCTCACCGAAGGCGGACAGCAGTTCGTCACGCCCATGGCGCTGGCGGCCCTCTCGGGCAAGAAAGTCTACACCTCGCTCTTCGACCTCAAGGACGAGGTCGAGATGGGGCATATCCAGCTGAGCCGCGATGCGGATCTGGTGGTCGTGTGCCCGGCGACGGCGGACCTGCTCGCCAAGATGGCGGCCGGTATCGCGGACGACCTGGCGACCACGCTGATCCTCGCCACGGACAAGCCGGTGCTGACGGTTCCGGCAATGAACGTGAAGATGTGGGAGCATTCCGCCACCCAGCGCAATGCCGACTGGCTGCGGCAGGCAGGCGTTAAGGTCATGGATCCCGACGAAGGCCCGATGGCCTGCGGCGAATTCGGCCCCGGGCGCCTTCCCGAGCCGGTAGCGATCCTGTCGAAGATCGCCGAAGAACTCGAAATCGATATCGATCTGCCCGAACTGGCAGCGCCGACCCCGCAGCTCGCAGCGCCGGTTAAAGAGGCGGACGTCGAAGACATCGAAGCCGAAGCGCCCGAAATCGAGGCGCTCGAACCGGAAGACGAGGAAGAGATTGTAAAGAGCGGCGGCGGCCTTGGCGGCTTGCTGTCGATGATCATCCCGCGCTCGACTGCGAAGCGCTCGCACGAAGAGATCGAGGAAGAGTACGAAGAGCTCGAGGACCTGCCCGAGCCGGAAATGCTCGATGCCGAGGCGCTGGTCGAGAACACCGAGATCGATCCCGATCTCGCAGGGCCGCTGCTGGCGAAGAAGGGCGCGGCCGCAGCCGCACCGCCGATCGATCCCGAAGCATTGAACCATACCGTTGCCCGCAAGGACGAACGCGCCAAGCCGCAACCGGTCGAAGAAGACGTGCAGACGCAGGAAGTCGCTTTCGAGGATTCCCCGCTCGCCGGGCAGCCCGAATTCGATCCCGATCCCGAACACCGCCCGCTTTACGGCAAGCACGTGCTGGTCACCGCCGGCCCGACGCGCGAGCCGATCGATCCGGTGCGCTATATCGCCAACCGTTCGAGCGGGAAGCAGGGCTTTGCGATCGCCGCAATGGCCGCTGCCGCCGGTGCCCGCGTGACGCTGATTTCCGGGCCGGTGCACCTGCCGACTCCGCATGGGGTCGACCGGATCGACGTCGAAACCGCCGATGACATGGCCGAGGAAGTGCGCAATGCGCTGCCCGCCGATGCTGCGTTTATGGTTGCTGCGGTGTCCGACTGGAAGAGCAAGCACGTCGCCGCCGACAAGATGAAGAAGCGGGGCAGCGCGCCGCCCGCGCTCATTCTTGCCGAAAACCCTGATATTCTTGCCGCAGTGGCTGCCGGCCGCAAGCGACCGCACCTCCTCATCGGCTTCGCTGCCGAGACGGAAAACGTGGTCGAAAACGCCAAGACCAAGCGCAAGCGCAAGGGCGCAGACTGGATCATCGCCAATGATGTTGCCGGTGCCGTCGGCGAAAGCGTGATGGGCGGCGACATCAACCAGGTCCATATCGTCACCCCCAAGGGTGTCGAAAGCCTGCCGGAAATGCCCAAGGAAGAAGTGGCGCGCGAATTGGTCCGCCGCGCTGCCGAAGCGCTGGTCGAACCGCAGGACGACGACGAACATGACTGA
- the ubiB gene encoding 2-polyprenylphenol 6-hydroxylase → MTRPATHIWRLGRWARILARHGALRGIQNDPNTPAPVKRLIGLFSIGTIKSREPDYAGAFRDIGPAAIKLGQTLATRPDLVGEDAARNLLKLQDDLPPVGFEHIRQSIEASFEQPLEALYSEFDPEPIGAASIAQVHRAVATEGREVAVKVLRPGVREQFARDIDTYEWAAAHVEAMGGEAARLRPRLVIANFKRWTARELDLRREAASASELAEHMVGTPGYEIPGIDWDRTNGRVMTIDWIDGIKISNTEALKAAGHDTAELANRLVLAFLKQAIAAGFFHADMHQGNLFVKADGTIAAIDFGIMGRIDRQARMWLAEILYGLTTGNYKRVAEIHFEAQYVPSYHNVDEFATALRAVGEPMRGKPVSELSVGQMLDGLFAITRDFDMQTQPHLLLLQKTMVMVEGIATQLNPQINMWDTSAPYVRSWIRDELGPEAAIADRIRTDTETLLRIPDLVRRIEDRFPPKGGAPEPPPLPDVELVWERRARKQERRGVLGYLLVAAGAGLAGWAAATQGWIG, encoded by the coding sequence GTGACACGCCCCGCAACGCATATCTGGCGACTTGGTCGTTGGGCGCGCATCCTGGCGCGGCATGGTGCCCTGCGCGGTATCCAGAACGACCCGAACACTCCGGCCCCCGTCAAGCGGCTTATCGGCCTCTTCAGCATCGGCACGATCAAGTCGCGTGAGCCAGATTACGCCGGAGCCTTTCGCGATATCGGCCCGGCGGCTATCAAGCTGGGACAGACGCTGGCGACACGGCCCGACCTCGTAGGCGAAGACGCAGCGCGCAACCTTCTCAAGCTGCAGGACGATCTGCCCCCAGTCGGTTTCGAGCATATCAGGCAGAGCATCGAGGCCAGTTTCGAACAGCCGCTGGAAGCGCTCTATTCCGAGTTCGATCCGGAACCGATCGGCGCAGCCTCGATCGCGCAGGTCCACCGTGCGGTTGCGACCGAAGGCCGTGAGGTCGCGGTAAAAGTTCTTCGGCCCGGAGTTCGAGAGCAGTTTGCTCGCGATATCGACACCTACGAATGGGCAGCGGCCCATGTCGAGGCGATGGGCGGAGAGGCCGCGCGGCTTCGTCCGCGGCTCGTCATCGCAAACTTCAAGCGCTGGACCGCTCGCGAGCTGGACCTGCGACGCGAAGCGGCCTCGGCATCGGAACTGGCCGAACACATGGTGGGTACGCCGGGGTACGAGATACCGGGCATCGACTGGGACCGCACGAATGGGCGTGTGATGACCATCGACTGGATCGACGGCATCAAGATCAGCAACACCGAAGCCCTGAAGGCTGCGGGCCACGATACCGCAGAATTGGCGAACCGCCTTGTTCTCGCCTTCCTGAAGCAGGCGATTGCCGCCGGTTTCTTCCATGCCGACATGCACCAGGGGAACCTGTTCGTGAAAGCGGACGGGACCATTGCCGCCATCGATTTCGGCATCATGGGTCGGATCGACCGGCAGGCACGCATGTGGCTGGCGGAAATCCTCTACGGCCTGACGACGGGCAATTACAAACGCGTCGCCGAAATCCATTTCGAGGCGCAATACGTGCCGAGCTATCACAATGTCGACGAGTTCGCGACGGCGCTGAGGGCAGTGGGCGAGCCCATGCGCGGGAAACCGGTGAGCGAGCTTTCGGTCGGCCAGATGCTCGACGGGCTCTTCGCCATTACCCGCGATTTCGACATGCAAACGCAGCCGCACCTGCTGCTGCTGCAAAAGACCATGGTCATGGTCGAAGGCATCGCCACTCAGCTCAACCCGCAGATCAACATGTGGGACACGTCCGCGCCCTATGTGCGCAGCTGGATCCGCGACGAACTTGGTCCGGAGGCCGCGATTGCGGACCGTATCCGGACCGATACCGAAACGCTGCTTCGCATACCCGATCTCGTGCGCCGGATCGAAGATCGCTTCCCGCCCAAGGGCGGCGCACCCGAACCGCCACCGCTACCGGATGTGGAACTGGTGTGGGAACGCCGTGCGCGAAAGCAGGAGCGACGCGGCGTGCTCGGCTACCTGCTCGTTGCAGCAGGAGCGGGCCTCGCGGGTTGGGCCGCAGCGACCCAGGGCTGGATCGGCTAG
- the ruvC gene encoding crossover junction endodeoxyribonuclease RuvC, whose translation MLILGLDPSLSCTGWGVIRVEGSRIMHIANGQIPTDAKAPMVRRLSLLHTSIQAVIAEYDPDRAAAEEVFANKNAQSTLKLAQARGAVLAACGGAGLDVNEHAARLVKKAVVGTGGADKTQVQAMLKVLLPGAKLAGADAADALAVAIADAHLSYTPPSR comes from the coding sequence GTGCTGATTCTCGGTCTCGACCCCTCGCTGTCCTGCACGGGATGGGGCGTGATCCGCGTCGAAGGCAGCCGGATCATGCATATCGCGAACGGCCAGATTCCGACCGATGCCAAGGCGCCGATGGTACGGCGGCTGTCGCTGCTGCACACCTCGATCCAAGCCGTCATTGCCGAATACGACCCAGATCGGGCGGCGGCGGAAGAGGTTTTCGCGAACAAGAACGCGCAGTCGACCCTCAAGCTCGCGCAAGCGCGCGGCGCTGTGCTGGCGGCTTGCGGCGGCGCAGGGCTGGATGTGAACGAACACGCTGCGCGGCTGGTCAAGAAGGCGGTCGTCGGGACCGGCGGGGCCGACAAGACGCAGGTTCAGGCCATGCTGAAAGTGCTCCTCCCAGGCGCAAAACTGGCCGGCGCCGATGCTGCCGACGCGCTGGCAGTCGCTATTGCCGATGCGCACCTGTCCTACACGC
- the dut gene encoding dUTP diphosphatase, which yields MTDPVGVRLKRLPHGHGLDLPRYATDGAAGMDVLSAEAVSLKPGQRHAVATGFAVAIPDGYEIQVRPRSGLAFKHGITVPNTPGTIDSDYRGELKVLLINHGEESFAIERGDRIAQLVLAPVTQAAWQEVDELDETTRGEGGFGSTGGHAKLA from the coding sequence ATGACTGATCCGGTCGGTGTGAGGCTGAAACGCCTGCCCCATGGCCACGGCCTCGATCTCCCCCGCTATGCCACCGATGGCGCAGCGGGCATGGATGTCCTTTCAGCCGAGGCCGTGAGCCTCAAGCCCGGGCAGCGCCATGCGGTCGCCACCGGCTTTGCGGTCGCCATTCCCGACGGGTACGAAATACAGGTCCGCCCGCGTTCGGGCCTTGCCTTCAAGCACGGAATCACGGTGCCGAACACGCCGGGCACGATCGACAGCGACTATCGCGGCGAGTTGAAGGTCCTGCTGATCAATCACGGCGAAGAGAGTTTTGCGATCGAACGCGGTGACCGGATCGCCCAGCTCGTGCTGGCGCCCGTCACGCAGGCTGCATGGCAAGAGGTCGACGAGCTCGACGAAACGACACGCGGCGAGGGCGGGTTCGGCTCGACCGGTGGCCACGCGAAACTCGCCTAG
- a CDS encoding YebC/PmpR family DNA-binding transcriptional regulator: MAGHSKFKNIMHRKGAQDKKRSNLFSKLSREITVAAKMGMPDPDMNPRLRLAVNAAKSQSMPKDNIQRAIDKASATDGENYEEVRYEGYGPGGSAIIVEALTDNRNRTATAVRTAFSKNGGNLGTEGSVQHGFERLGLIEYPASVGDEDKVLEAAMEAGAEDIESTAEGHTIWTAADDLHQVAGDLEKSLGEAENVKLAWKPNITVEMDEKGASTLLKLIDTLDDDDDVQTVWGNYEISDEVMAKLDA; this comes from the coding sequence ATGGCTGGCCATTCCAAATTCAAGAACATCATGCACCGCAAGGGCGCGCAGGACAAGAAGCGCTCCAACCTGTTTTCCAAGCTGAGCCGCGAAATCACCGTGGCGGCAAAGATGGGCATGCCCGATCCGGACATGAACCCGCGCCTGCGCCTGGCGGTGAACGCCGCCAAGAGCCAGTCGATGCCGAAGGACAATATCCAGCGCGCGATCGACAAGGCATCGGCCACCGACGGCGAGAATTACGAAGAAGTGCGCTACGAAGGCTATGGCCCAGGCGGCAGCGCGATCATCGTCGAAGCGCTGACCGACAACCGCAACCGCACCGCCACCGCCGTGCGCACCGCTTTCAGCAAGAACGGCGGCAACCTCGGCACCGAAGGCAGCGTCCAGCACGGCTTCGAACGGCTTGGCCTGATCGAATATCCCGCCAGCGTCGGTGACGAGGACAAGGTCCTCGAAGCCGCGATGGAAGCGGGTGCGGAAGATATCGAAAGCACTGCCGAAGGTCACACAATCTGGACTGCAGCCGACGATCTCCATCAGGTTGCAGGCGACCTCGAAAAGTCGCTGGGCGAGGCGGAAAACGTCAAGCTGGCGTGGAAGCCCAATATCACGGTCGAAATGGACGAGAAGGGTGCATCGACCCTGCTCAAGCTGATCGACACGCTCGACGATGACGACGATGTCCAGACCGTCTGGGGCAATTACGAAATCTCCGACGAGGTCATGGCCAAGCTGGACGCCTGA
- a CDS encoding VOC family protein, translated as MFSHVMLGADDIDAAKKFYDACFKALGGREGMVDPKGRLIYMHNGGIFLVSKPIDGQPATCANGGTIGFAVESEEQGNAWHAAGVANGGTAIEDPPGIRTSEIGSMYLAYLRDPAGNKICVMKRMG; from the coding sequence ATGTTTAGCCATGTGATGCTGGGGGCCGACGATATCGACGCCGCCAAGAAGTTCTACGACGCTTGCTTCAAGGCGCTCGGCGGACGCGAAGGGATGGTCGATCCCAAAGGCAGGCTTATCTACATGCACAATGGCGGCATCTTCCTCGTCTCCAAGCCGATCGACGGCCAGCCGGCCACCTGCGCCAATGGCGGCACTATCGGCTTTGCCGTCGAAAGCGAGGAACAGGGTAACGCCTGGCACGCAGCAGGCGTCGCCAATGGCGGCACCGCCATCGAAGATCCGCCCGGTATCCGCACCAGCGAGATCGGCTCGATGTATCTCGCCTACCTGCGCGATCCGGCCGGCAACAAGATCTGTGTCATGAAACGCATGGGCTGA
- a CDS encoding S-(hydroxymethyl)glutathione dehydrogenase/class III alcohol dehydrogenase: MKTRAAVAFEAKKPLEIVELDLEGPKAGEVLVEIMATGICHTDAYTLDGLDSEGIFPSVLGHEGCGVVREVGAGVTSVTAGDHVIPLYTPECRQCKMCLSGKTNLCSAIRETQGKGLMPDGTTRFSYNGKPIYHYMGCSTFSNFTVLPEIAVAKIREDAPFDTTCYVGCGVTTGVGAVTNTAKVQPGDNVVVFGLGGIGLNVIQGAKLAGADRIVGVDINPSKEEWGRKFGMTDFVNPKDVGNVVETLVNMLDGGADYSFDCTGNTAVMRDALECCHKGWGTSIIIGVAEAGKTIETRPFQLVTGRNWRGTAFGGAKGRTDVPKIVDWYMNGKIEIDPMITHRLSLEDINKGFDLMHAGESIRAVVVY, encoded by the coding sequence ATGAAAACCCGCGCCGCCGTTGCCTTCGAAGCCAAGAAACCGCTCGAGATCGTCGAGCTCGACCTCGAAGGCCCCAAGGCGGGCGAAGTGCTGGTCGAAATCATGGCGACCGGCATCTGCCACACCGATGCCTATACGCTCGACGGGCTGGACAGCGAGGGTATTTTCCCTTCCGTCCTCGGCCACGAAGGCTGCGGCGTGGTGCGCGAAGTCGGCGCAGGTGTGACCAGCGTGACAGCAGGCGATCACGTGATCCCGCTCTACACGCCCGAATGCCGCCAGTGTAAGATGTGCCTGTCGGGCAAGACGAACCTGTGCAGCGCCATCCGCGAAACGCAGGGCAAGGGCCTGATGCCCGACGGCACGACGCGCTTCTCCTACAACGGCAAGCCGATCTACCATTACATGGGGTGTTCGACCTTCTCGAACTTCACCGTGCTGCCCGAAATCGCGGTCGCCAAAATCCGCGAGGACGCGCCGTTCGACACCACCTGCTATGTCGGCTGCGGCGTGACCACCGGTGTCGGCGCGGTGACCAATACCGCCAAGGTCCAGCCGGGCGACAACGTCGTGGTCTTCGGCCTCGGCGGGATCGGCCTCAACGTGATCCAGGGCGCGAAGCTGGCCGGGGCAGACCGTATCGTCGGCGTCGATATCAACCCGTCCAAGGAAGAGTGGGGCCGCAAGTTCGGCATGACCGATTTCGTCAATCCGAAGGACGTCGGCAATGTCGTCGAAACACTGGTCAACATGCTCGATGGTGGGGCCGATTACAGCTTCGATTGCACCGGCAACACCGCGGTCATGCGCGATGCGCTGGAATGCTGCCACAAGGGCTGGGGCACCAGCATCATTATCGGCGTGGCCGAAGCGGGCAAGACGATCGAGACGCGCCCTTTCCAGCTCGTCACGGGCCGCAACTGGCGCGGTACGGCATTCGGCGGGGCCAAGGGCCGCACCGACGTGCCCAAGATCGTCGACTGGTACATGAACGGCAAGATCGAGATCGACCCGATGATCACCCACCGCCTGAGCCTGGAAGATATCAACAAGGGCTTCGACCTGATGCACGCAGGCGAAAGCATTCGCGCGGTCGTGGTCTACTGA
- a CDS encoding DUF4136 domain-containing protein, producing the protein MTTRKQGMGRKLKLASVPMILAGLAACATPAFKADVTRFETKMPAPTGESYFVVADDPALAGGLEFSMYADQVEAQMERLGYAQAASAEDASLLVRFDYGVDNGRERVRTTGFHDPFYSPWYGYRGHLGYVRPRYYRTRDGRIFRTSYYGSSWGYGFNDPWFGSPEVRSYTVYTSGIDMKIDRAATGERLFEGKAQALSTSNRLQYLVPNLVEAMFTDFPGNSGETVRISVKPEDR; encoded by the coding sequence ATGACTACCCGTAAACAGGGAATGGGGCGTAAGCTGAAGCTGGCCTCCGTACCGATGATCCTCGCAGGCCTCGCAGCCTGCGCCACGCCTGCCTTCAAGGCCGACGTGACCCGTTTCGAAACCAAGATGCCCGCCCCGACCGGCGAAAGCTATTTCGTGGTCGCAGACGATCCGGCACTCGCCGGCGGTCTGGAATTCTCGATGTACGCCGACCAGGTCGAAGCGCAGATGGAGCGCTTGGGCTATGCGCAGGCCGCATCGGCTGAAGACGCGAGTCTGCTGGTGCGGTTTGACTACGGCGTCGATAACGGGCGCGAGCGTGTCCGCACGACCGGCTTCCACGACCCGTTCTACTCGCCGTGGTACGGCTATCGCGGGCACCTGGGCTATGTCCGTCCGCGCTACTACCGCACCCGCGACGGCCGCATTTTCCGCACGAGCTATTACGGCAGCAGCTGGGGCTACGGCTTCAACGATCCGTGGTTCGGTAGCCCGGAAGTGCGCAGCTACACGGTCTATACAAGCGGCATCGACATGAAGATCGACCGCGCGGCGACGGGTGAGCGCCTGTTCGAAGGCAAGGCGCAGGCCCTGTCCACCTCGAACCGCCTGCAGTACCTGGTGCCGAACCTGGTCGAAGCCATGTTCACGGACTTCCCAGGCAATTCGGGTGAAACCGTACGCATCTCGGTCAAGCCGGAAGACCGGTAA
- a CDS encoding class I SAM-dependent methyltransferase, whose translation MNDTVSFGYEDIDANEKTGRVGEVFSNVAAKYDIMNDAMSGGMHRLWKDRFVRRVKPQPGEQILDMAGGTGDIAFRMAAKGASVTVSDINQDMLDVGIERAMDRGIDGLVWSRQNAEELAFSSRTFDAYTIVFGIRNVTFIDKALREAHRVLKYGGRFYCMEFSQTDWPGFKEVYDLYSHQLMPKIGKAIANDEDSYRYLAESIRRFPKPPEFEAMIRNAGFENTRVEKILGGAVNIHSGWKV comes from the coding sequence ATGAACGACACAGTTTCCTTCGGCTACGAAGACATCGACGCAAACGAGAAAACCGGCCGCGTGGGCGAGGTGTTTTCCAACGTCGCCGCCAAGTACGACATCATGAACGACGCGATGAGCGGCGGGATGCACCGGCTGTGGAAGGACCGCTTCGTGCGCCGGGTCAAACCGCAGCCGGGCGAACAGATCCTCGACATGGCCGGCGGTACGGGCGACATCGCTTTCCGAATGGCCGCCAAGGGTGCCAGCGTCACCGTGTCGGACATCAATCAGGACATGCTCGACGTCGGCATCGAACGTGCGATGGATCGCGGGATCGACGGCCTTGTCTGGAGCCGCCAGAACGCCGAGGAGCTGGCTTTTTCGAGCCGCACTTTCGACGCTTACACGATCGTGTTCGGCATCCGGAACGTCACCTTCATCGACAAGGCCCTTCGCGAGGCGCACCGCGTGCTGAAGTACGGCGGGCGCTTCTATTGCATGGAGTTCAGCCAGACCGACTGGCCGGGCTTCAAGGAAGTCTACGACCTCTATTCGCACCAGCTCATGCCCAAGATCGGCAAGGCTATCGCCAATGACGAGGACAGCTATCGCTACCTCGCCGAATCGATCCGCCGCTTCCCCAAGCCGCCCGAATTCGAGGCGATGATCCGCAATGCGGGCTTCGAGAACACGCGGGTCGAAAAGATCCTCGGCGGCGCGGTCAACATCCATTCGGGGTGGAAGGTATAG
- the mutM gene encoding bifunctional DNA-formamidopyrimidine glycosylase/DNA-(apurinic or apyrimidinic site) lyase — translation MPELPEVETTVRGLARFLEGETITLVQVNRPDMRRPFPPDLVQALTGASVTHLSRRAKYGLVHTSRDHAMVFHLGMSGRWRIDPEEDDKHDHLVIETASHRFALNDPRRFGSVDLMTSGELVTWKPFAALGPEPLGDDLTPEHLREATRGRKQAIKLLLLDQSIVAGLGNIYVCEALWHAGIHPRKAGGKVTMPQLRRLVPAIKDVLERSIRDGGSTLRDFAQPDGNLGYFATRFHVYGREGEPCHHEDGGTIRRIVQGGRSTWFCPVCQR, via the coding sequence ATGCCCGAACTTCCCGAAGTCGAAACAACGGTGCGCGGCCTTGCGCGGTTCCTCGAAGGCGAGACCATAACGCTTGTGCAGGTCAATCGCCCGGATATGCGCCGCCCCTTCCCGCCCGATCTGGTGCAGGCGCTCACGGGCGCGAGCGTGACGCATCTCTCGCGCCGGGCGAAGTACGGGCTGGTCCATACCAGCCGCGATCATGCAATGGTGTTCCACCTCGGCATGAGCGGGCGCTGGCGGATCGATCCGGAGGAAGACGACAAGCACGACCACCTCGTCATCGAGACGGCGAGCCACCGCTTCGCCCTCAACGATCCGCGCCGCTTCGGTTCGGTCGACCTGATGACGAGCGGCGAACTGGTAACGTGGAAACCCTTCGCCGCGCTGGGGCCGGAGCCGCTGGGCGACGATCTAACGCCCGAGCACCTGCGCGAGGCGACACGCGGGCGCAAACAGGCGATCAAGCTGTTGCTACTGGACCAGAGTATCGTGGCGGGCCTCGGCAATATCTATGTGTGCGAGGCGCTGTGGCATGCGGGGATCCATCCGCGAAAGGCCGGTGGCAAGGTGACCATGCCGCAGCTTCGCCGTCTCGTCCCCGCGATCAAGGACGTGCTGGAGCGTTCGATCCGCGACGGCGGCAGCACATTGCGCGATTTCGCCCAGCCCGACGGAAACCTCGGCTATTTCGCCACCCGCTTCCACGTCTACGGCCGCGAGGGCGAGCCCTGCCACCACGAGGACGGCGGCACCATCCGCCGCATCGTGCAGGGCGGTCGCAGCACGTGGTTCTGCCCGGTTTGTCAGAGGTGA